The Limnochordia bacterium genome window below encodes:
- a CDS encoding L-lactate dehydrogenase translates to MVGATFAYTAVMKGLISELVLIDVDHQRAEGEAMDLNHCLPFASPMKIYAGDYSDCVGAHIIVITAGAPQKPGQTRLELAQTNTKIMQDIIQRVIHYNSDTILLVATNPVDVLTHAAIEFSGFSPRRVIGSGTVLDTARLRYLIAEQMGLDPRSVHAYVIGEHGDSELVVWSSANIAGMRLQDFCPVCRSYYNGPVLETIFENVKNAAYEIIKRKKATYYGIAMGLHRIVESILLDQGSVWTVSTLINDYYGIDGVCLGLPAVIDSTGISKILRIPLSEEEAQLLAASAAIVKEVTLGALGRQPKQDGVVRDYVLDTRAD, encoded by the coding sequence ATGGTCGGTGCCACGTTTGCGTACACAGCGGTGATGAAAGGACTAATATCCGAGCTTGTACTCATCGATGTGGATCATCAACGGGCAGAGGGAGAGGCCATGGATCTTAATCATTGTCTACCCTTCGCATCTCCCATGAAGATCTATGCAGGCGACTATTCCGATTGTGTCGGGGCCCATATTATCGTTATTACCGCCGGAGCACCACAAAAACCAGGACAGACCCGCCTTGAACTGGCTCAGACTAACACGAAGATCATGCAGGATATCATCCAGCGGGTGATCCACTACAATTCCGACACTATTTTGTTAGTAGCCACCAATCCCGTGGATGTACTTACCCACGCGGCTATTGAGTTTTCTGGTTTTTCACCCCGGCGGGTTATTGGTTCCGGTACGGTGCTAGATACGGCTAGGTTACGCTACCTTATCGCTGAACAGATGGGCTTGGATCCGAGGAGCGTTCATGCCTATGTCATTGGTGAACATGGGGATTCGGAGCTTGTGGTGTGGAGCTCGGCCAATATTGCAGGTATGCGTCTACAGGACTTTTGTCCCGTGTGCCGCTCATATTACAACGGTCCGGTGCTGGAGACAATCTTCGAGAATGTGAAAAATGCAGCCTATGAGATCATCAAGCGCAAGAAAGCTACATACTACGGGATTGCCATGGGCCTTCATAGAATTGTGGAATCCATTCTGCTAGACCAAGGTTCCGTATGGACCGTTTCTACGTTGATCAACGACTATTACGGAATCGACGGAGTATGTTTAGGCCTTCCGGCGGTGATCGACAGTACGGGCATTTCAAAGATACTTAGGATCCCCCTATCCGAGGAAGAAGCGCAATTGCTAGCTGCCTCAGCGGCTATTGTTAAGGAAGTAACCTTGGGTGCTTTGGGACGTCAGCCTAAGCAAGATGGTGTAGTCCGTGACTATGTACTAGACACAAGAGCCGATTAG
- a CDS encoding ribulokinase — protein sequence MKYTIGLDYGTQSGRALLVEVETGRELASAVYSYSNGVIDERLPESDILLGPDWALQDPEDYLRVLKQTVPAVLREAGVDPEDVIGIGVDFTACTILPIDQEGTPLCMKPEYRRNPHAWVKLWKHHAAQAEANMLNELARARGESFLERYGGKISSEWFFPKVLQIIHEAPEIYRAADKIIEAADWIVLQLTGVEARNACTAGYKAIWSRQEGYPTQEFLKALHPDVEDIVQEKMSQEIYPAGSKAGYLTDYWAKELGLTTKTAVGVAIIDAHVSVPATTVTEPEKMVMVMGTSTCHMVLSDEERFVEGMGGVVADGIIPGYYGYELGQAAVGDIFEWFVTNCVPAAYETEAKARGMNIHQLLTEKAEKLAVGQSGLLALDWWNGNRSVLVDAELSGMIIGATLNTKPEEIYRTLIEATAFGTNKIIKACESQGVTIKELYACGGLPEKNRMLMQIYADVTGRKIKVARSAQTPALGSAMFAAVAAGKDAGGYDNIVDAAKRMAGLKDLTFSPNMDNHRVYAEIYGEYERLHDYFGRGENNVMKRLRQLRK from the coding sequence TTGAAGTACACGATCGGATTAGATTACGGAACCCAATCGGGACGAGCGCTGCTTGTTGAGGTGGAAACTGGTCGAGAACTGGCCTCGGCTGTCTATAGTTACTCCAACGGTGTTATTGACGAAAGACTCCCTGAAAGTGATATCTTGCTAGGTCCCGATTGGGCACTACAGGATCCGGAGGATTACCTACGGGTACTGAAACAGACTGTTCCTGCGGTGCTGCGGGAAGCTGGAGTTGATCCGGAGGATGTGATTGGTATTGGGGTTGACTTTACCGCTTGCACGATCTTACCCATCGATCAAGAGGGAACCCCCTTATGTATGAAGCCTGAATACCGCCGGAATCCCCACGCATGGGTGAAGCTTTGGAAACATCATGCTGCACAGGCTGAGGCTAACATGCTCAATGAGCTTGCCCGCGCCCGGGGTGAGTCCTTCCTGGAGCGATACGGTGGCAAGATCTCCTCGGAGTGGTTTTTCCCAAAAGTGTTACAGATAATTCACGAGGCCCCCGAGATTTACCGAGCGGCGGATAAGATTATTGAGGCCGCGGACTGGATTGTCCTACAGCTTACAGGGGTCGAGGCCCGTAATGCCTGCACCGCGGGGTACAAGGCTATTTGGTCCCGGCAAGAAGGCTATCCCACGCAGGAGTTTCTCAAGGCGCTGCATCCTGACGTAGAAGACATCGTCCAGGAGAAAATGTCACAGGAGATCTATCCAGCAGGTAGCAAAGCCGGCTACTTGACCGACTACTGGGCCAAGGAACTCGGGCTTACCACAAAGACGGCGGTTGGGGTAGCGATTATTGATGCCCATGTATCAGTACCCGCCACTACCGTTACGGAACCGGAAAAAATGGTGATGGTGATGGGGACTTCTACTTGCCATATGGTTCTATCGGATGAGGAGAGGTTTGTCGAGGGTATGGGTGGTGTGGTGGCGGATGGGATTATACCCGGCTACTATGGCTATGAGCTAGGACAAGCGGCGGTTGGTGATATCTTCGAATGGTTTGTCACAAATTGTGTCCCCGCTGCCTACGAAACGGAAGCCAAGGCCCGGGGGATGAACATCCATCAATTGTTAACTGAGAAGGCGGAAAAACTTGCTGTGGGGCAAAGTGGACTTTTGGCCCTTGATTGGTGGAATGGCAACCGATCTGTTTTGGTTGATGCGGAACTATCAGGTATGATTATTGGGGCGACCTTAAATACGAAGCCCGAGGAAATCTACCGTACCTTAATCGAGGCTACTGCCTTTGGTACGAATAAGATTATTAAGGCTTGTGAGAGCCAGGGTGTAACCATTAAAGAACTTTATGCCTGTGGTGGCTTGCCCGAGAAGAACCGCATGCTGATGCAGATCTATGCCGATGTTACCGGTCGCAAGATCAAGGTGGCCCGTTCAGCCCAAACACCAGCCCTAGGCTCTGCCATGTTTGCTGCGGTGGCCGCTGGTAAGGATGCAGGCGGTTATGATAACATAGTTGACGCTGCCAAGCGGATGGCCGGACTGAAGGATCTAACCTTTAGCCCGAACATGGATAACCATCGGGTTTACGCGGAAATATATGGTGAATATGAAAGACTTCATGACTATTTTGGACGGGGCGAGAATAACGTAATGAAACGGCTAAGACAGCTACGTAAGTAA
- a CDS encoding methylated-DNA--[protein]-cysteine S-methyltransferase: MSISSKRFFYSFVAYSLGYLTVVYELDNTAVALGFGKDTCEITSMLEKRLHCPVGLNYRSEGWRFTDQLQSYLAGKRHAFEIDYELYCTPFQRRVFALVSQIPYGSICTYGEIAQKLGTRGYARAVGGALSQNPLPILIPCHRVIGASGRGGFTPDPKIKSYLLALEQDNLP, from the coding sequence ATGTCAATTTCTAGCAAAAGATTCTTTTATTCTTTTGTAGCCTATAGCTTAGGATATCTTACCGTAGTGTATGAACTAGACAATACCGCAGTAGCCTTGGGATTTGGAAAGGATACTTGTGAGATAACCAGTATGCTGGAAAAACGGTTACATTGCCCGGTTGGGCTTAACTACCGGTCCGAGGGGTGGCGCTTTACCGATCAGCTACAGTCGTATCTCGCGGGCAAAAGACACGCCTTTGAGATCGACTATGAACTGTATTGTACGCCCTTTCAAAGGCGAGTCTTTGCTCTGGTTTCGCAAATTCCTTACGGTTCGATTTGCACCTATGGCGAGATCGCTCAGAAACTAGGTACACGAGGCTACGCCCGGGCAGTGGGTGGAGCGTTATCCCAAAACCCGCTTCCCATTCTTATCCCCTGCCATCGAGTGATTGGTGCCTCGGGAAGGGGTGGATTTACCCCTGATCCAAAGATAAAATCCTACCTGCTCGCACTAGAGCAGGACAACCTGCCCTAA
- the galT gene encoding galactose-1-phosphate uridylyltransferase, producing the protein MSQLRYDPSTDMWVVIASERGKRPHDFRIAHQEKRGGECPFCYGNEHQTPPEIAVTGRDPDIPNTPGWTVRVIPNKFPALSLEAQGINEVVHVPYKAINGIGVHEVLVESPHHDSTFGTHSIGQLKSIIAMLLQRYYDLRTNPKLKYLQFFKNSGRIAGASLEHAHCQLIATPLVPVVIATETRIATDYFQRHGRCLYCDMLEVELSGTRVVELNDDFLLFCPFASRFPYEMWIMPRRHSHDFGLITDQEISTFCHILSTGIRRLESAFDVIPYNMVLHTAPWEIGHEHYHWHLEILPRLTIVAGFEFGTGYYINPTAPELAANSLRQVEEVISQP; encoded by the coding sequence GTGTCACAATTAAGGTATGATCCAAGCACAGATATGTGGGTAGTGATCGCATCGGAACGGGGCAAACGACCCCACGATTTTCGGATCGCCCACCAAGAGAAACGAGGGGGAGAATGCCCTTTTTGCTATGGCAATGAACACCAAACACCACCGGAGATTGCAGTAACTGGCAGGGATCCGGATATTCCTAATACCCCCGGGTGGACGGTGCGGGTAATACCAAATAAGTTCCCCGCCCTATCATTAGAGGCCCAAGGAATTAACGAGGTAGTTCATGTACCGTACAAAGCAATAAACGGAATCGGCGTACATGAAGTATTGGTAGAATCACCCCATCATGATTCTACCTTTGGGACCCATTCCATCGGACAGCTTAAGAGCATAATAGCGATGCTGCTTCAACGATACTATGATCTGCGTACCAATCCAAAGCTTAAGTACCTGCAATTTTTCAAAAACTCAGGGCGAATTGCCGGAGCATCGCTAGAACATGCCCACTGCCAGTTAATCGCAACTCCCTTAGTCCCTGTGGTTATCGCAACCGAAACGCGGATTGCCACGGACTACTTTCAACGCCACGGACGTTGCCTGTATTGCGATATGCTAGAAGTAGAGCTTTCGGGGACACGGGTAGTAGAACTAAACGATGACTTCCTGTTGTTTTGTCCCTTTGCCTCCCGTTTTCCCTATGAAATGTGGATTATGCCCCGACGACATAGTCACGACTTTGGTCTCATCACAGATCAGGAGATTAGTACATTCTGCCACATCCTCAGCACAGGAATTCGCAGACTAGAGTCAGCCTTTGATGTAATTCCCTACAACATGGTACTACACACCGCACCTTGGGAGATAGGCCATGAACACTACCATTGGCATTTGGAAATCTTACCACGGCTGACTATTGTCGCGGGATTTGAATTCGGCACAGGGTATTATATCAATCCAACTGCACCAGAACTTGCAGCAAATAGTCTTAGACAAGTGGAAGAAGTCATCAGTCAACCTTGA
- the glgA gene encoding glycogen synthase GlgA, with translation MPEFDETHKILFASAEVVPFAKTGGLADVAGSLPKALATYGNDVRIVMPRYSRIEAKRTIADFPVQVGSRKATAIVREGDIEARMDGTIRKVPVYFIDNYHYFDRDHIYGYWDEAERFAFFSRAVLEMIKVLGFRPDVIHCNDWQTGPIPLLLKEQYQQDPFYRGIATVFTIHNLRYQGNFPKESLNLLGLGDEYFQPGKLEFYGSMSFMKAGLVWSDVLNTVSRTYANEIQHPEYGERFEGILQQRSHDLYGICNGINIHEYNPATDPRITHNFTVDELEGKRRNKLELQREMGLPQLDVPLLGLVSRLVDQKGLDLIEGIAEELMQRQLQLVILGTGDGHYEDMFRDLRNKYPDKIGVEIGFNVTLAQRIYAGCDMFLMPSAFEPCGLGQLISLRYGTIPIVRATGGLQDTVIDYDPNTGSGNGFSFTNYEPHALLEAIERALYLFENQRAWHSLIQKAMKEDHSWNRSAAEYMGLYKNALAHHLAVLTA, from the coding sequence ATTCCAGAATTCGATGAAACTCATAAAATCCTGTTTGCCTCAGCAGAGGTGGTTCCCTTCGCTAAAACCGGAGGGCTTGCTGATGTGGCTGGTTCCCTACCTAAAGCTTTGGCAACCTATGGCAATGATGTACGGATTGTAATGCCTAGATATTCCCGGATTGAGGCCAAAAGAACAATAGCTGACTTTCCTGTTCAGGTAGGAAGCCGGAAAGCTACCGCCATCGTCCGAGAAGGGGATATCGAGGCCCGCATGGACGGAACTATCCGCAAAGTACCAGTCTATTTTATAGACAACTATCATTACTTCGATCGGGATCATATCTACGGATACTGGGACGAAGCAGAACGATTTGCTTTCTTTTCCCGGGCAGTTCTGGAAATGATCAAGGTCCTAGGATTTCGACCCGATGTAATTCACTGCAACGACTGGCAGACGGGGCCTATTCCATTGCTCTTGAAAGAACAATACCAACAAGACCCATTTTACCGAGGAATTGCCACGGTCTTTACCATTCACAATCTGCGTTATCAAGGGAATTTCCCGAAGGAGTCCTTGAACCTGTTGGGCTTGGGGGATGAGTACTTTCAACCAGGCAAACTGGAGTTTTACGGTAGTATGAGCTTTATGAAAGCCGGACTTGTTTGGTCCGATGTACTAAACACTGTAAGTCGCACATACGCCAACGAGATCCAACATCCAGAATATGGAGAACGGTTTGAGGGCATCCTACAGCAGCGTAGCCATGATCTATACGGTATCTGCAACGGAATTAACATTCACGAGTACAACCCGGCTACTGACCCAAGGATCACCCACAATTTCACAGTTGACGAATTGGAGGGTAAACGACGTAACAAGTTGGAACTCCAACGGGAAATGGGATTACCGCAGCTTGATGTGCCCCTGCTGGGATTAGTCTCCCGCTTAGTTGATCAAAAGGGCTTGGATCTAATTGAAGGCATAGCCGAAGAGCTTATGCAAAGACAGTTGCAACTTGTTATTCTTGGCACCGGTGATGGACACTATGAAGACATGTTTCGGGATCTGCGTAATAAGTACCCGGATAAGATCGGAGTAGAGATCGGCTTTAACGTGACCTTGGCCCAAAGGATCTATGCAGGATGTGATATGTTCCTCATGCCTTCGGCCTTTGAGCCCTGCGGTCTAGGACAGTTGATAAGCCTTAGATATGGGACTATTCCCATCGTCCGAGCTACAGGCGGACTACAGGATACAGTCATTGATTACGATCCTAATACCGGAAGTGGTAATGGTTTTTCGTTTACCAACTACGAACCCCATGCGTTACTCGAGGCCATTGAGCGGGCTTTGTATCTGTTCGAGAATCAACGGGCTTGGCATTCCCTGATCCAAAAGGCTATGAAGGAAGACCATTCCTGGAACCGTTCTGCAGCCGAATACATGGGGCTATATAAAAACGCTTTAGCTCACCACTTAGCCGTGCTGACTGCTTAG